TGGGGCGGCACAGCACAACGATCCCGCACACCTCCAAGTTGAGGCGGCGGGTTCAACTAGCAACCACTACGGCGTCGGCTGGGGCTGTACACAGGGTGCTTCCGGCAACGACAGCGAATTTACCGACACGTTACAAGGCGCAGTGTCTAACGACATATTGAATGGGGTAACACCGAGCTCTTTCGTCTGGCCTCCCGAGAAACGTCGCCTGAGGGTACGCTTTCTCAATGGGAGCGCTTCCGACCGCGAAATTGTCACAAATCTGGTGAATACACACTACAATACCATTCCAATGCGGATAAAATTCGAGTTTCTTAAACCAGACGATCTTGGGCCCTCTGATATCCGAATATCTTTTGGCACCCAGTCAAGCTCCTGTCTCGGGACGGAAGCCGAGAAGAATCCAGATGGGCCAACCTTGTGGCTCAACATGTATCGACACATCGCCGGTCTACCGGGCCCTACGCGACGCCGCCTGAGGCAAGCTGATATCTTACACGAGGTTGGACATTCATTGGGCATGGTGCATGAACATCAACATCCTGATTGTCCAGCTGTCTGGAACTACCGCGAAATCCAAAGAAAGACGGGGTGGAAATGTGCGCAGATCTACAAGAACTACGACCGAAGCTTTGTTCGTGGTACAAAGCCCCTCCCTTATGACCCAGAGTCCATCATGCATTACCCTATCGCCCCAGAAGACACCCGAGACGGTATGATGTTTGTCCCACACGCATGGGTATTATCTGAGGGCGACAGAAGATTTCTCATGTCACTATACCCCGATCCATATATGCCCATGCTGCGCGAGAGCCCGAGGTGGATTCCAGAGTGGGAAATGGAGTATAagccagagaagaagaggtctGGAAGACA
This window of the Fusarium keratoplasticum isolate Fu6.1 chromosome 3, whole genome shotgun sequence genome carries:
- a CDS encoding Peptidase M12A domain-containing protein, which translates into the protein MYHAPRNHKHYQHNANVMDYLVDGFEHGAAQHNDPAHLQVEAAGSTSNHYGVGWGCTQGASGNDSEFTDTLQGAVSNDILNGVTPSSFVWPPEKRRLRVRFLNGSASDREIVTNLVNTHYNTIPMRIKFEFLKPDDLGPSDIRISFGTQSSSCLGTEAEKNPDGPTLWLNMYRHIAGLPGPTRRRLRQADILHEVGHSLGMVHEHQHPDCPAVWNYREIQRKTGWKCAQIYKNYDRSFVRGTKPLPYDPESIMHYPIAPEDTRDGMMFVPHAWVLSEGDRRFLMSLYPDPYMPMLRESPRWIPEWEMEYKPEKKRSGRHKHKKPKKSDEPGLIKWILYTAG